In one Nicotiana sylvestris chromosome 8, ASM39365v2, whole genome shotgun sequence genomic region, the following are encoded:
- the LOC138875782 gene encoding uncharacterized protein, with translation MIFEGNEINRVTFSVATKTNVFITHSKGLRELDKDNITFTKEDENGLLLLYNGALVISLNVLDFKIKRVLVDPGRLTYIIQWRVLKHAILIRSIVSATKLLAIFNLVSMTTLCEIVFPTNAKRVMKTTLFEVVDCDMEYNIILGRPWLHEMIVVPSTYHQLLKYSAPEGVKQIRDDQPATKEMKAILVSSSKEKEHAT, from the coding sequence ATGATCTTCGAGGGGAACGAGATCAACAGGGTCACCTTTTCGGTAGCAACAAAGACGAATGTTTTTATAACCCATAGCAAAGGACTCCGGGAACTTGATAAAGACAATATCACATTCACAAAGGAGGATGAAAATGGATTGTTGCTATTGTACAACGgtgcattggtaatttctttaaatgttctagactttaaaattaaacgtgttctagtggatccaggaAGATTGACCTATATCATACAATGGAGAGTCTTGAAGCATGCTATACTCATCAGAAGCATTGTTTCAGCCACAAAACTCCTTGCCATATTCAACCTCGTGAGCATGACAACCCTATGCGAGATTGTTTTTCCCACAAACGCCAAAAGAGTGATGAAAACGACTCTTTTTGAAGTGGTAGATTGTGATATGGAATATAATATTATTCTGGGAAGACCATGGTTGCATGAGATGATAGTTGTACCATCAACGTATCATCAGTTGCTGAAATATTCAGCGCCCGAAGGAGTTAAACAGATAAGGGACGACCAACCTGCAACAAAGGAGATGAAAGCCATTTTGGTCTCCAGTAGCAAAGAGAAGGAGCACGCGACATAG